One window of the Pseudomonas knackmussii B13 genome contains the following:
- a CDS encoding ABC transporter permease — MALLFTPSPGLRDAAPNRWDWILLPLVLALLVLAAYGAMQMSRPFVVGQALPISLDPVYLPYYLLRTILRMFTALGFSLLFAFVFAALAAKYRAAEKAMIPLLDVLQSVPILGFQAIAIAPFIALFPGNLLGVECAAIFAIFTSQAWNMALSLYQSFRTVPPELNEAARIFRLSAWQRFWRLELPFAMPGLLWNMMMSMSGGWFFLVAAEAISVAGQDIKLPGIGSYIAVAIDQRNLGAIAWAIGAMLAGILLYDQLFFRPLLAWADRFRFEDTQGDTAQRSWLLDWARRSRWLSAIGEWLANGFQQAMGWFAQRHDGTVAKRQWVRLPSWWPRAWDVILVLACAFAFFRLGLFVHQDVGWGEALHVVGLGLITLCRVMLLIGLASLVWVPLSIWIGLRPRYSQKVQALAQFLAAFPVNLLFPLVVLALVHFQLNPNIWLSPLMVFGTQWYILFNVVAGAATIPYELRLAADNLGLRGWLKWKRVYLPAVFPSFVTGAITAGGGSWNASIVAEYVSWGDTSLVANGLGSYIKQMTDAGDFHRIALGIGVMCIYVMLLNRFFWRRLYLLAENRR, encoded by the coding sequence ATGGCCCTGCTGTTCACCCCGTCGCCAGGCCTGCGGGATGCCGCGCCCAATCGCTGGGACTGGATCCTCCTGCCGCTGGTGCTCGCCCTGCTGGTACTTGCCGCCTATGGCGCAATGCAGATGAGCCGCCCCTTCGTGGTCGGCCAGGCGCTGCCGATCAGCCTCGACCCGGTCTACCTGCCCTACTACCTCTTGCGCACCATCCTGCGGATGTTCACCGCGCTGGGCTTCTCCCTGCTGTTCGCCTTCGTCTTCGCCGCGCTGGCGGCCAAGTACCGCGCCGCCGAGAAGGCCATGATCCCGCTGCTGGACGTGCTGCAGTCGGTGCCGATTCTCGGCTTCCAGGCCATCGCCATCGCGCCCTTCATCGCGCTCTTCCCCGGCAACCTGCTGGGCGTGGAATGCGCGGCGATCTTCGCCATCTTCACCTCCCAGGCATGGAACATGGCGCTGAGCCTGTACCAGTCGTTCCGCACCGTACCGCCGGAGCTGAACGAAGCCGCGCGGATTTTCCGCCTCTCCGCCTGGCAGCGCTTCTGGCGCCTGGAACTGCCCTTCGCCATGCCCGGGCTGCTGTGGAACATGATGATGTCGATGTCCGGCGGCTGGTTCTTCCTGGTTGCCGCCGAGGCCATCTCGGTGGCCGGGCAGGACATCAAGCTGCCCGGCATCGGCTCCTACATCGCCGTGGCCATCGACCAGCGCAACCTCGGCGCCATCGCCTGGGCCATCGGCGCGATGCTTGCCGGCATCCTGCTCTACGACCAGCTGTTCTTCCGCCCGCTGCTGGCCTGGGCCGACCGTTTCCGCTTCGAGGACACCCAGGGCGACACCGCGCAGCGTTCCTGGCTGCTCGACTGGGCGCGCCGCAGCCGCTGGCTGAGCGCCATCGGCGAGTGGCTGGCGAACGGTTTCCAGCAGGCCATGGGCTGGTTCGCCCAGCGCCACGACGGCACCGTCGCCAAGCGCCAGTGGGTGCGCCTGCCGAGCTGGTGGCCGCGCGCCTGGGACGTGATCCTGGTGCTGGCCTGCGCCTTTGCTTTCTTCCGCCTGGGCCTGTTCGTGCACCAGGACGTCGGCTGGGGCGAGGCCCTGCACGTGGTCGGCCTGGGCCTGATCACCCTGTGCCGGGTGATGCTGCTGATCGGCCTGGCCTCGCTGGTGTGGGTGCCGCTGTCGATCTGGATCGGCCTGCGCCCGCGCTACTCGCAGAAGGTCCAGGCACTGGCGCAGTTCCTCGCCGCCTTCCCGGTCAACCTGCTGTTCCCGCTGGTGGTCCTGGCGCTGGTGCACTTCCAGCTCAACCCGAACATCTGGCTGAGCCCGCTGATGGTGTTCGGTACCCAGTGGTACATCCTGTTCAACGTGGTCGCCGGTGCCGCGACCATCCCCTACGAGCTGCGCCTGGCCGCCGACAACCTCGGCTTGCGCGGCTGGCTGAAGTGGAAGCGCGTGTACCTGCCGGCGGTGTTCCCCAGCTTCGTCACCGGCGCCATCACCGCGGGGGGCGGCTCGTGGAACGCCAGCATCGTCGCCGAGTACGTCAGCTGGGGCGACACCTCGCTCGTGGCCAACGGCCTGGGCAGCTACATCAAGCAGATGACCGACGCCGGCGACTTCCACCGCATCGCCCTGGGCATCGGCGTGATGTGCATCTACGTGATGCTGCTCAACCGCTTCTTCTGGCGCCGCCTGTACCTGCTCGCCGAAAACCGTCGCTGA
- a CDS encoding amidase, translating into MNDELHRLDATAQALLVERGEVTPLELVDSAIARIERLDPALDAVVSRQFEQARERARGALPEGPFRGVPFLLKDLAGGAEAGMPLSYGSRLGAEHRADYDSELVRRYRAAGLVIVGRSSTPEFGLTPTTEPVLFGPCRNPWNPELSSGGSSGGAAAAVAARLVPFAHASDIGGSIRIPASACGVFGLKPSRGRNPAGPKLGESVSGLAAEHCCSISVRDSAALLDATSAADFGAPYVAPFKSRPYLEEVDAPHQRLRIAVMRAPLSGVPVHADCLAAVEAAAALCRELGHEVHDEAPQVSDIAAVNQAYAKLFMVSAALNLQTLEGLVGRSAGADDIEPLTRLVAALGRQVSATDFVLAQRALHRMGREINAFQAHYDLILSPTMACPPAAIGELVLRAGDPPEPYIQRTQAFAAFTSVFNATGQPAMSVPLHWNAEGVPIGVQFAARLGDEASLFRLAAELERAHPWAERLPPLGH; encoded by the coding sequence ATGAACGACGAACTCCACCGTCTCGACGCCACCGCCCAGGCGCTGCTGGTCGAGCGCGGCGAAGTCACGCCGCTGGAACTGGTGGACAGCGCCATTGCCCGCATCGAACGCCTCGATCCCGCGCTCGACGCCGTGGTCTCGCGGCAGTTCGAGCAGGCCCGCGAGCGCGCCCGCGGGGCGCTGCCAGAAGGACCGTTCCGTGGCGTGCCCTTCCTGCTCAAGGACCTCGCCGGCGGCGCCGAGGCGGGCATGCCGCTCAGCTATGGCAGCCGTCTGGGCGCCGAACACCGCGCCGACTATGACAGCGAACTCGTCCGCCGTTACCGCGCGGCAGGGCTGGTCATCGTCGGCCGCAGCAGCACGCCCGAATTCGGCCTAACCCCAACCACCGAACCGGTGCTCTTCGGCCCCTGCCGCAATCCGTGGAACCCCGAACTCTCCAGTGGCGGCTCCAGCGGCGGCGCCGCCGCGGCGGTGGCGGCGCGCCTGGTGCCCTTCGCCCACGCCAGCGACATCGGCGGCTCGATCCGCATCCCCGCCTCCGCCTGCGGCGTGTTCGGCCTCAAGCCCAGCCGCGGGCGCAACCCGGCCGGGCCCAAGCTGGGCGAAAGCGTTTCCGGGCTGGCTGCCGAGCACTGCTGTTCGATCTCCGTGCGCGACAGCGCGGCGCTGCTCGACGCCACCTCGGCGGCGGACTTCGGCGCGCCCTACGTGGCACCCTTCAAGAGCCGCCCGTACCTGGAGGAAGTCGACGCGCCGCACCAGCGCCTGCGCATCGCTGTGATGCGCGCGCCGCTGTCCGGCGTGCCCGTGCATGCCGACTGCCTGGCCGCCGTGGAAGCCGCCGCCGCGCTGTGCCGCGAGCTGGGCCACGAGGTCCACGACGAGGCGCCGCAAGTCAGCGACATCGCCGCGGTGAACCAGGCCTACGCCAAACTGTTCATGGTCTCCGCCGCGCTCAACCTGCAGACCCTCGAAGGCCTGGTGGGACGCAGCGCCGGGGCGGATGACATCGAGCCGCTGACCCGCCTCGTGGCCGCCCTTGGCCGCCAGGTGAGCGCCACCGATTTCGTGCTCGCACAGCGCGCGCTTCACCGCATGGGCCGCGAAATCAATGCGTTCCAGGCGCACTACGACCTGATCCTCAGCCCGACCATGGCCTGCCCGCCGGCGGCCATCGGCGAGCTGGTGCTGCGCGCCGGCGACCCGCCCGAGCCCTACATCCAGCGGACTCAGGCCTTCGCCGCCTTCACCTCGGTGTTCAACGCCACCGGCCAGCCGGCGATGAGCGTGCCGCTGCACTGGAACGCCGAGGGCGTGCCGATCGGCGTGCAGTTCGCCGCGCGACTGGGCGACGAAGCGAGCCTGTTCCGCCTGGCCGCCGAACTCGAGCGCGCACACCCCTGGGCCGAGCGCCTGCCGCCGCTGGGGCACTGA
- a CDS encoding response regulator, producing the protein MDHIDHILIVDDDREIRELVGNYLKKNGLRVSLAADGRQMRAFLDGNSVDLIVLDIMMPGDDGLKLCRELRVGKHKATPVLMLTARNDETDRIIGLEMGADDYLTKPFSARELLARINAVLRRTRMLPPNLQISEASRLIGFGKWRLDTTARHLLDTDDTMVALSGAEYRLLRVFLDHPQRVLSREQLLNLTQGREADIFDRSIDLLVSRLRQRLEDDAREPDCIKTVRNEGYVFALPVQLIEPHA; encoded by the coding sequence ATGGACCATATCGACCACATCCTGATCGTCGACGACGACCGGGAAATCCGCGAGCTGGTCGGCAACTACCTGAAGAAGAACGGCCTGCGCGTGAGCCTCGCGGCGGATGGCCGGCAGATGCGCGCCTTCCTCGACGGCAATTCGGTAGACCTCATCGTCCTCGACATCATGATGCCCGGCGACGACGGCCTGAAGCTGTGCCGCGAGCTGCGGGTGGGCAAGCACAAGGCCACGCCGGTGCTGATGCTCACCGCGCGCAACGACGAGACCGACCGCATCATCGGCCTGGAGATGGGCGCCGACGACTACCTGACCAAGCCCTTCTCCGCCCGCGAGCTGCTCGCGCGGATAAACGCCGTGCTGCGCCGCACGCGCATGCTGCCGCCAAACCTGCAGATCAGCGAAGCCAGCCGCCTGATCGGCTTCGGCAAGTGGCGCCTGGACACCACCGCGCGGCACCTGCTCGACACCGACGACACCATGGTCGCCCTGAGCGGCGCCGAGTACCGCCTGCTGCGCGTGTTCCTCGACCACCCGCAACGCGTGCTCAGCCGCGAGCAGTTGCTCAACCTCACCCAGGGCCGCGAAGCGGACATCTTCGACCGCTCCATCGACCTGCTGGTCAGCCGCCTGCGCCAACGCCTGGAAGACGACGCCCGCGAGCCGGACTGCATCAAGACCGTGCGCAACGAAGGCTACGTGTTCGCCCTGCCCGTCCAACTGATCGAGCCCCACGCCTGA
- a CDS encoding cytochrome c biogenesis protein DipZ, with the protein MLLIAFLGGVLTLLSPCILPVLPLLLPRAGGPAWVPLLNLAGMASGFAALASLAALSGAWVVQASQYGRYLALLLLALSAASLLSARLGTWLARPWVRLGERLHGDAQGLPKALSAFLLGGATGLLWAPCAGPILGLILSGAMLQGPSASTSLLLLSYGLGSALALGVLLFAGRAFYQRARASLPRLEWLRRGTGVLALLALVGIASGVDAKLVGGSSRFGAGIERQVLEGVPALLAKLVPAAHAESLPDLGAMPALEGATQWLNGPALDSASLRGKVVLVDFWTYDCINCQHALPYVNQWAKRYADQGLVVIGVHTPEYPYERILDNVKKAVAEHGIQYPVAIDNQYRVWNAFTNQYWPAHYFIDAQGRIRHVAIGEGDYDEQEVVIRELLHEKDAAKQ; encoded by the coding sequence ATGCTGCTCATTGCCTTTCTCGGCGGGGTGCTGACCTTGCTCAGCCCCTGCATCCTTCCGGTACTCCCGCTGCTGCTGCCGCGTGCCGGTGGCCCGGCCTGGGTGCCGCTGCTGAACCTGGCGGGCATGGCCAGCGGCTTCGCCGCGCTGGCCAGCCTGGCTGCGCTGTCCGGCGCCTGGGTGGTACAGGCCAGCCAGTACGGCCGCTACCTGGCGTTGCTGTTGCTCGCGTTGTCGGCGGCGTCGCTGTTGTCGGCTCGCCTGGGCACCTGGCTGGCGCGTCCGTGGGTGCGCCTGGGCGAACGTTTGCATGGCGACGCCCAGGGGCTGCCGAAGGCGCTTTCGGCATTCCTGCTCGGCGGCGCCACCGGGTTGCTGTGGGCGCCGTGCGCCGGGCCGATCCTTGGCCTGATCCTTTCCGGGGCCATGCTCCAGGGGCCTAGCGCCTCCACCAGTCTGCTGCTGCTCAGCTATGGGTTGGGTAGTGCGTTGGCGCTCGGCGTGCTGCTATTCGCTGGCCGTGCCTTCTACCAGCGTGCCCGGGCTTCTCTGCCGCGCCTGGAGTGGCTGCGTCGGGGTACCGGTGTACTGGCGCTGCTTGCGCTGGTCGGCATCGCCAGCGGCGTCGATGCAAAACTGGTGGGCGGCTCGTCGCGCTTTGGCGCGGGAATCGAACGCCAGGTGCTGGAAGGCGTGCCGGCGCTGCTGGCGAAGCTGGTGCCGGCGGCCCACGCCGAAAGCCTGCCGGACCTCGGCGCGATGCCGGCGCTGGAAGGCGCAACCCAGTGGCTGAACGGCCCGGCGCTGGACAGCGCGAGCCTGCGCGGCAAGGTGGTCCTGGTGGACTTCTGGACCTACGACTGCATCAACTGCCAGCACGCGCTGCCCTACGTGAACCAGTGGGCGAAGCGCTATGCCGACCAGGGCCTGGTGGTGATCGGTGTGCACACGCCCGAGTACCCCTACGAGCGCATCCTCGACAACGTGAAGAAGGCGGTGGCCGAGCACGGCATCCAGTACCCGGTGGCCATCGACAACCAGTACCGGGTGTGGAACGCCTTCACCAACCAGTACTGGCCCGCGCATTACTTCATTGATGCCCAGGGGCGCATCCGTCATGTGGCGATCGGCGAGGGCGACTACGACGAGCAGGAGGTGGTGATCCGCGAGCTGCTGCACGAGAAGGACGCGGCGAAGCAATAA
- a CDS encoding efflux transporter outer membrane subunit produces the protein MRIPHKRALLLLALLGLGACSLAPAYQPPLPAMPAHYSDAHGDWLPAQPADRVPAHWWQRYADPRLDSLQQQLERANPTLAAAVAHYDAARAAAREIAAARAPQAGLSAQALRQRQSDDRPLRGSDQPDIYDSDTLALGLNLDLDLWGRLRNLAAAGQAEARATGDDLAAARLSLQGELTHQYLALRGLDQQAAILGQSLDAYAQALRMTQARYDNGIASELDLARAEHQLDDARAQRDEVIGQRRLLEHAIAELLGEDAARFGIAPDVALPALPQVPAELPSTLLQRRPDIAAAERRLYAANAGIGVARAAWLPDLDLGALVGGQSAGSGNLLGAGNRIWALGPLASLPLLDGGRRHAAERGARAEFDEASAHYKATVLRALREVEDPLGQLRDLQAEAIDQDRATHAAEHARDLAETSYRNGAVSYLDVISAQTAALQARLHSQALQTRRLQASAQLLVALGGDWHAG, from the coding sequence ATGCGCATCCCGCATAAACGCGCCCTGCTGCTCCTCGCCCTGCTCGGCCTGGGCGCCTGTTCCCTCGCTCCGGCCTACCAGCCGCCCTTGCCGGCCATGCCCGCGCACTACAGCGATGCCCACGGCGACTGGCTGCCCGCGCAGCCCGCCGACCGCGTCCCGGCACACTGGTGGCAGCGCTATGCCGACCCACGGCTGGATAGCCTGCAGCAGCAACTGGAACGAGCCAACCCCACCCTGGCCGCCGCCGTCGCCCACTATGACGCCGCCCGCGCCGCCGCCCGCGAGATCGCCGCCGCACGTGCCCCGCAGGCCGGCTTGAGCGCACAGGCCCTGCGCCAGCGGCAGTCCGACGACAGGCCGCTGCGCGGCAGCGACCAACCGGACATCTACGACAGCGACACCCTGGCCCTGGGCCTGAACCTGGACCTCGACCTCTGGGGGCGCCTGCGCAACCTCGCCGCCGCCGGCCAGGCCGAGGCCCGAGCGACCGGCGACGACCTCGCCGCCGCGCGGCTCTCGCTGCAGGGCGAGCTGACCCACCAATACCTGGCGCTGCGCGGTCTCGACCAGCAGGCGGCGATCCTCGGCCAGAGCCTCGACGCCTATGCCCAGGCCTTGCGCATGACCCAGGCGCGCTACGACAACGGCATCGCCTCGGAACTCGACCTGGCGCGCGCCGAGCACCAGCTCGACGACGCCCGTGCGCAGCGCGACGAAGTGATCGGCCAGCGCCGCCTGCTCGAACATGCGATCGCCGAACTGCTCGGCGAGGATGCCGCACGCTTCGGCATCGCACCCGACGTGGCGCTGCCGGCGCTGCCCCAGGTGCCGGCCGAACTGCCCAGCACCCTGCTGCAGCGGCGCCCGGACATCGCCGCCGCCGAACGCCGCCTGTATGCCGCCAACGCCGGCATCGGCGTGGCCCGCGCGGCCTGGCTGCCGGACCTCGACCTGGGCGCGCTGGTCGGCGGCCAGAGCGCCGGCAGCGGCAACCTGCTCGGCGCTGGCAATCGCATCTGGGCGCTCGGTCCGCTGGCCAGCCTGCCGTTGCTCGACGGCGGCCGCCGGCACGCCGCCGAACGCGGGGCCAGGGCCGAGTTCGACGAAGCCAGCGCACACTACAAGGCAACGGTGCTCAGGGCCCTGCGCGAGGTGGAAGACCCGCTCGGCCAGCTGCGCGACCTGCAGGCCGAAGCCATCGACCAGGACCGGGCGACCCACGCCGCCGAGCACGCCCGCGACCTGGCCGAGACGAGCTATCGCAATGGCGCAGTCAGCTACCTGGATGTGATCAGCGCGCAGACCGCCGCGCTGCAGGCGCGCCTGCACAGCCAGGCGTTGCAGACCCGCCGCCTGCAGGCCAGCGCGCAACTGCTGGTAGCGCTGGGCGGCGACTGGCATGCCGGCTGA
- a CDS encoding DUF2790 domain-containing protein, translating into MKKRFLTAGLLALIAPLASFAAPVEQYHYGQTLDVKQVLSIHEDAAPSCGVVNARMDYLDSHGQPHSLAYQKFASDCADGG; encoded by the coding sequence ATGAAAAAGCGCTTCCTGACCGCCGGCCTGCTGGCCCTGATCGCTCCCCTGGCCAGTTTTGCCGCCCCCGTCGAGCAGTACCACTACGGCCAGACGCTGGACGTGAAGCAGGTGCTGAGCATCCACGAAGACGCCGCGCCCTCCTGCGGGGTGGTGAACGCCCGCATGGATTACCTGGACTCCCACGGCCAGCCGCACAGCCTGGCCTACCAGAAGTTCGCTAGTGACTGTGCCGATGGCGGCTGA
- a CDS encoding RidA family protein: MANPDITFIPDADPESISSDVAGFGGLLVSTQIPTREDGSLELGDIVAQSECTLRALQVALERAGSGMDRVLHLTIYLTDMADRPAFNEVYQRFFAKPYPVRAAVGVAALAVEGMRVEVTALAAKA; this comes from the coding sequence ATGGCAAACCCAGACATCACCTTCATCCCCGACGCCGATCCGGAGTCGATCTCCTCCGACGTCGCCGGTTTCGGCGGCCTGCTGGTCTCCACCCAGATCCCCACCCGCGAAGACGGCAGCCTGGAGCTGGGCGACATAGTCGCGCAGAGCGAGTGCACCCTTCGCGCCCTGCAGGTCGCTCTGGAGCGCGCCGGCAGCGGCATGGACCGCGTCCTGCACCTGACCATCTACCTCACCGACATGGCCGACCGCCCGGCCTTCAACGAGGTCTATCAGCGCTTCTTCGCCAAGCCGTACCCGGTGCGCGCCGCCGTTGGAGTGGCCGCCCTGGCCGTCGAAGGCATGCGTGTGGAAGTCACCGCGCTGGCCGCCAAGGCCTGA
- a CDS encoding peptidase U32 family protein, producing MSLPKNHLELLSPARDVSIAREAILHGADAVYIGGPSFGARHNACNEVSDIAQLVEFAHRFHARVFVTINTILHDDELEPARKLIHQLYDAGVDALIVQDLGVLDLDIPPIELHASTQTDIRTLARAKFLDQAGFSQLVLARELNLKEIRAIADETDAAIEFFIHGALCVAFSGQCNISHAQTGRSANRGDCSQACRLPYTLKDDQGRVVAFEKHLLSMKDNNQSANLSALVDAGVRSFKIEGRYKDMGYVKNITAYYRQRLDGILAERPDLARASSGRTEHFFLPDPDKTFHRGSTDYFVTERKVDIGAFDTPTFTGLPVGVVEKVGKRDLIVATHEPLTNGDGLNVLVKREVVGFRANIAEPKGEFEEDGEKRYRYRVEPNEMPEGMYRLRPNHPLSRNLDHNWQQALQKTSAERRVGLSWVAKLREERLELTATSEEGVSISVALDGPFGAANKPEQALEQLHDLLGQLGTTQYHADRIELDAPQAFFIPNSQLKSLRREAIEALTEARVKAHPRGGRKAESNPPPVYPESHLSFLANVYNHKAREFYHRHGVQLIDAAYEAHEEPGEVPVMITKHCLRFSFNLCPKQAKGVTGVRTKVAPMQLIHGDEVLTLKFDCKPCEMHVIGKMKGHILDLPQPGSAVDQIVGQITPEDLLKTIRRAPH from the coding sequence ATGTCCCTGCCCAAGAACCACCTCGAACTGCTCAGCCCCGCCCGCGATGTGAGCATCGCCCGCGAAGCCATCCTGCATGGCGCCGACGCCGTGTACATCGGCGGCCCGAGCTTCGGCGCGCGTCACAACGCCTGCAACGAGGTGAGCGACATCGCCCAACTGGTGGAATTCGCCCATCGCTTCCACGCGCGGGTGTTCGTCACCATCAACACCATCCTTCACGACGACGAGCTGGAGCCGGCGCGCAAGCTGATCCACCAGCTCTACGATGCCGGCGTCGACGCGCTGATCGTGCAGGACCTGGGCGTGCTCGACCTGGACATCCCGCCGATCGAGCTGCACGCCAGCACCCAGACCGACATCCGCACCCTGGCGCGGGCCAAGTTCCTCGACCAGGCCGGCTTCTCCCAGCTGGTGCTGGCCCGCGAACTGAACCTGAAGGAAATCCGCGCGATCGCCGACGAAACCGACGCGGCCATCGAATTCTTCATCCACGGCGCGCTGTGCGTGGCCTTCTCCGGCCAGTGCAACATCTCCCACGCGCAGACCGGCCGCAGCGCCAACCGCGGCGACTGCTCGCAGGCCTGCCGCCTGCCGTACACCCTGAAGGACGACCAGGGCCGCGTGGTGGCCTTCGAGAAACACCTGCTGTCGATGAAGGACAACAACCAGAGCGCCAACCTCAGCGCCCTGGTCGACGCCGGCGTGCGTTCCTTCAAGATCGAAGGGCGCTACAAGGACATGGGCTACGTGAAGAACATCACCGCCTATTACCGCCAGCGCCTGGACGGCATCCTCGCCGAGCGCCCGGACCTCGCCCGCGCCTCCAGCGGTCGCACCGAGCACTTCTTCCTGCCCGACCCGGACAAGACCTTCCACCGCGGCAGTACCGACTACTTCGTCACCGAGCGCAAGGTCGACATCGGCGCCTTCGACACCCCGACCTTCACCGGCCTGCCGGTGGGCGTGGTGGAGAAAGTCGGCAAGCGCGACCTGATCGTCGCCACCCACGAACCCCTGACCAACGGCGACGGCCTCAACGTGCTGGTCAAGCGCGAGGTGGTCGGCTTCCGCGCCAACATCGCCGAGCCAAAAGGCGAGTTCGAGGAAGACGGCGAGAAGCGCTATCGCTACCGCGTCGAGCCCAACGAGATGCCCGAGGGCATGTACCGCCTGCGGCCGAACCACCCGCTGTCGCGCAACCTCGACCACAACTGGCAGCAGGCGCTGCAGAAGACCTCCGCCGAGCGCCGCGTCGGCCTGTCGTGGGTCGCCAAGCTGCGCGAGGAACGCCTGGAGCTGACCGCCACCAGCGAAGAAGGCGTGAGCATCAGCGTCGCCCTGGACGGCCCCTTCGGCGCCGCCAACAAGCCGGAACAGGCGCTGGAACAACTGCACGACCTGCTCGGCCAGCTGGGCACCACCCAGTACCATGCCGATCGCATCGAGCTGGATGCACCGCAAGCCTTCTTCATCCCCAATTCGCAGCTCAAGTCGCTGCGCCGCGAAGCCATCGAGGCGCTCACCGAAGCCCGCGTGAAGGCGCACCCGCGCGGCGGCCGCAAGGCCGAGAGCAACCCGCCGCCGGTATACCCGGAGTCGCACCTGTCGTTCCTCGCCAACGTGTACAACCACAAGGCCCGCGAGTTCTACCACCGCCACGGCGTGCAGCTGATCGACGCGGCCTACGAGGCCCACGAGGAACCCGGCGAAGTGCCGGTGATGATCACCAAGCACTGCCTGCGCTTCTCCTTCAACCTCTGCCCGAAACAGGCCAAGGGCGTCACCGGCGTGCGCACCAAGGTCGCGCCGATGCAGCTGATCCACGGCGACGAAGTGCTGACCCTGAAGTTCGACTGCAAGCCGTGCGAGATGCACGTGATCGGCAAGATGAAGGGCCACATCCTCGACCTGCCGCAGCCGGGCAGTGCGGTCGACCAGATCGTCGGCCAGATCACCCCCGAAGACCTGCTCAAGACCATCCGCCGCGCGCCGCACTGA
- a CDS encoding nitrate/sulfonate/bicarbonate ABC transporter ATP-binding protein, whose protein sequence is MKQPLIELKAVSKAFQASDGTPRTVLEGVDFHLNEREIVALLGRSGSGKSTLLRIIAGLVGADRGSVTYRGQPIHGPVGGVAMVFQSFALFPWLTVQQNVELGLEAQGVATAERARLANAALELIGLAGFGGALPRELSGGMRQRVGIARALVMNPEVLLMDEAFSALDVLTGETLRDDMLELWEEHRITTRSILVVSHNIEETVMMADRILILSSDPGRVRSELRIDLPRPRNADSAEVRALIDEVYALMTQRPEVAAAAGAPPAVELGYRLPDADIARMESVLELIAAEPFDGQADLPHLAEETELPDEVLFPIYEALGLLGFAQVIEGDIRLTRQGRNYVTARQARRQDLFARQCRNRVALIGYILDSLHLEPAGVLERSVLERLEDHMDAEEAERVLKVAIEWGRYAELYEYDFHTRRLTLAKVATPES, encoded by the coding sequence ATGAAACAACCGCTGATCGAACTCAAGGCCGTCAGCAAGGCCTTCCAGGCGTCCGACGGCACCCCGCGCACGGTGCTGGAAGGGGTCGATTTCCACCTCAACGAACGGGAGATCGTCGCCCTGCTCGGCCGTTCCGGCTCGGGCAAATCGACCCTGCTGCGGATCATCGCCGGGCTGGTCGGCGCCGACCGCGGCAGCGTCACCTACCGCGGCCAGCCGATCCACGGCCCGGTGGGTGGCGTGGCCATGGTCTTCCAGTCCTTCGCGCTGTTCCCCTGGCTGACCGTGCAGCAGAACGTCGAACTCGGCCTGGAAGCCCAGGGCGTGGCCACCGCCGAGCGCGCGCGGCTGGCCAACGCCGCGCTGGAATTGATCGGCCTGGCCGGCTTCGGCGGCGCCCTGCCGCGCGAACTCTCCGGCGGCATGCGCCAGCGCGTGGGCATCGCCCGCGCCCTGGTGATGAACCCCGAAGTGCTGCTGATGGACGAGGCGTTCTCCGCGCTCGACGTGCTAACCGGCGAAACCCTGCGCGACGACATGCTCGAACTCTGGGAAGAACACCGCATCACCACCCGCAGCATCCTGGTGGTGTCGCACAACATCGAGGAGACGGTGATGATGGCCGACCGCATCCTCATCCTCTCCAGCGATCCGGGCCGCGTGCGCTCGGAGCTGCGCATCGACCTGCCGCGCCCGCGCAATGCCGACTCGGCGGAAGTCCGCGCGCTGATCGACGAGGTCTACGCGCTCATGACCCAGCGCCCGGAAGTGGCCGCTGCCGCCGGTGCGCCGCCGGCCGTGGAACTGGGCTATCGCCTGCCCGACGCCGACATCGCGCGGATGGAGAGCGTGCTCGAACTCATCGCCGCCGAACCCTTCGACGGCCAGGCCGACCTGCCGCACCTGGCTGAGGAAACCGAGCTGCCCGACGAGGTGCTGTTCCCGATCTACGAAGCGCTCGGCCTGCTCGGCTTCGCCCAGGTGATCGAGGGCGACATCCGCCTCACCCGCCAGGGCCGCAACTACGTGACCGCCCGCCAGGCGCGGCGCCAGGACCTGTTCGCGCGCCAGTGCCGCAACCGTGTGGCGCTGATCGGCTACATCCTCGACAGCCTGCACCTGGAGCCGGCCGGCGTACTGGAACGCAGCGTGCTCGAACGCCTGGAAGACCACATGGATGCCGAGGAAGCCGAGCGCGTGCTCAAGGTGGCCATCGAGTGGGGTCGCTATGCCGAGCTCTACGAGTACGACTTCCATACCCGCCGCCTGACCCTGGCGAAGGTCGCCACGCCGGAGTCCTGA